A window of Aeromicrobium sp. Root236 contains these coding sequences:
- a CDS encoding AMP-binding protein, with protein sequence MSDTVPGLVRRAAAEFGDAPAYVMDGRTVTFAELHDLVRRAAAAYHHRGLEPGGRVVLWAPNSIDWVVAGLAVTYAGGTLVPANSRYTAHEVADLADRTNAALVIIADGFLGRTQIADLRALSPDAPIVDLGELASLPFGDDDRAAVDAAADAVTPDDVADILFTSGTSGRPKGVLSAHRQTVAAAAAWSAVGEVSAEDRYLVISPFFHSYGYKVGVLVGLLHGCTLHPMATFDPDAALALIAAERITMVPGAPAIFLGLLESPAFATTDTSSLRFANTGAANVPVALVERLQSELSFDLVITAFGMTECVVATMCRRGDSNEVVATTCGRAIDGMETAIADPETGEHLPAGSEGELLLRGSQVMLGYLDDPAATAEAIDADGWLHTGDVGVLDDNGYLRITDRLKDMYICGGFNVYPAEVEQALARLDGIVETAVIGVPDERLGEVGKAFVVRREGGPEADAVIGFARERLANFKVPREVVFVDALPRNLGGKVLKTELRSTS encoded by the coding sequence GTGAGCGACACCGTCCCGGGGCTCGTGCGCCGCGCCGCCGCAGAGTTCGGCGACGCTCCCGCGTACGTGATGGACGGTCGCACGGTGACGTTCGCCGAGCTGCACGACCTCGTACGCCGCGCCGCCGCGGCGTACCACCACCGCGGCCTCGAGCCCGGCGGCCGCGTGGTCCTCTGGGCGCCCAACAGCATCGACTGGGTCGTCGCGGGACTCGCCGTGACGTACGCCGGGGGCACGCTGGTGCCGGCCAACTCGCGCTACACCGCCCACGAGGTCGCCGATCTGGCCGACCGCACGAACGCCGCGCTCGTGATCATCGCCGACGGATTCCTCGGGCGTACGCAGATCGCCGACCTGCGAGCGCTGTCGCCCGACGCTCCGATCGTCGACCTCGGCGAACTGGCCTCCCTCCCCTTCGGCGACGACGACCGCGCCGCGGTCGATGCTGCGGCCGACGCCGTCACCCCGGACGACGTCGCCGACATCCTCTTCACCTCCGGCACGAGCGGGCGGCCCAAGGGCGTGCTCAGCGCACACCGCCAGACCGTCGCCGCGGCCGCTGCCTGGAGCGCCGTCGGAGAGGTCAGCGCTGAGGACCGCTACCTCGTCATCAGCCCGTTCTTCCACTCGTACGGCTACAAGGTCGGCGTGCTCGTCGGCCTGCTGCACGGGTGCACGCTCCACCCGATGGCGACGTTCGACCCCGATGCCGCGCTGGCGCTCATCGCGGCGGAGCGGATCACGATGGTGCCCGGAGCCCCGGCGATCTTCCTCGGCCTGCTGGAGTCGCCGGCGTTCGCGACGACCGACACGTCGTCGCTGCGCTTCGCCAACACGGGCGCCGCGAACGTACCGGTCGCCCTCGTCGAGCGGCTGCAGAGCGAGCTGAGCTTCGACCTCGTCATCACGGCGTTCGGCATGACCGAGTGCGTCGTCGCGACGATGTGCCGGCGGGGCGACAGCAACGAGGTCGTCGCGACGACCTGCGGCCGCGCGATCGACGGCATGGAGACCGCGATCGCCGACCCGGAGACCGGCGAGCACCTGCCGGCGGGCAGCGAGGGTGAGCTGCTGCTGCGCGGCTCGCAGGTCATGCTCGGCTACCTCGACGACCCGGCCGCCACCGCCGAGGCGATCGACGCCGACGGCTGGCTGCACACCGGCGACGTCGGGGTCCTCGACGACAACGGCTACCTGCGCATCACCGACCGGCTCAAGGACATGTACATCTGCGGCGGGTTCAACGTCTATCCCGCTGAGGTCGAGCAGGCCCTCGCCCGGCTCGACGGCATCGTGGAGACCGCCGTCATCGGGGTGCCCGACGAGCGGCTCGGCGAGGTGGGCAAGGCCTTCGTCGTACGTCGTGAGGGTGGCCCGGAAGCCGACGCCGTCATCGGGTTCGCCCGCGAGCGGCTGGCCAACTTCAAGGTGCCGCGCGAGGTCGTCTTCGTCGACGCCCTGCCGCGCAACCTGGGCGGAAAAGTCTTGAAAACCGAGCTGAGGAGCACATCGTGA